A genome region from Bufo gargarizans isolate SCDJY-AF-19 chromosome 2, ASM1485885v1, whole genome shotgun sequence includes the following:
- the LOC122929181 gene encoding olfactory receptor 11L1-like — translation MNAINRTVVTELILLGFDHIQRWTGFLFILFLIIYVLTVVGNLLIIILVSISHRLQYPMYLFLRNLSLCEVLFTTNIVPKMLQVILQGRSSISFAGCLSQLYVFAAAGIAECLLLTSMSYDRYLAICKPLHYSSIMSFKQHAYLVIFSWACAIILPGISISIICFLDFCGSNTIDHFFCDFAPLIKLSCSDTSTVEFEVFAQTIPVFLFTFIYIIGTYVNIFLAILKISSTVGRQKAFSTCSSHLTVVSMYYGTMIILYVTPNKRQSLKMNKTFSLLYSVVTPLLNPIIYSLRNQEIRKSFSSLIFKKI, via the coding sequence ATGAATGCAATAAATAGGACGGTGGTTACAGAATTAATTCTTCTCGGCTTCGATCATATTCAGAGATGGACAGGATTCCTTTTCATCCTGTTCCTGATCATCTACGTGCTGACAGTGGTTGGAAATCTTTTGATCATCATCTTGGTATCAATCAGTCATCGCCTTCAATACCCCATGTATCTTTTTCTCAGGAACCTCTCCCTGTGTGAGGTCCTCTTTACTACAAACATTGTGCCCAAAATGCTCCAGGTCATACTACAAGGAAGAAGCTCCATATCGTTTGCCGGCTGTCTGAGCCAACTCTATGTGTTTGCAGCCGCAGGAATAGCAGAATGTCTTCTTCTCACGTCAATGTCCTACGACCGGTACTTGGCCATCTGCAAGCCTTTGCATTATTCCTCCATCATGAGTTTCAAACAACATGCCTACTTAGTCATCTTCTCATGGGCGTGTGCGATAATCCTACCTGGAATTTCCATAAGTATCATTTGTTTTCTTGACTTCTGTGGATCTAATACCATTGACCACTTCTTTTGTGATTTTGCTCCACTCATCAAACTCTCTTGCTCTGACACCTCAACAGTAGAATTTGAAGTCTTTGCTCAAACTATTCccgtttttctttttacttttatcTACATTATAGGAACTTATGTCAATATTTTCCTTGCCATCTTGAAGATTTCCTCCACAGTTGGGCGCCAAAAGGCTTTCTCTACCTGTAGCTCCCACCTGACTGTTGTGAGTATGTATTACGGCACCATGATCATCTTATACGTCACCCCGAACAAACGACAGTCGCTAAAAATGAACAAGACTTTTTCCTTGCTGTACAGTGTGGTGACCCCACTATTAAACCCAATCATCTACAGCCTGAGGAACCAAGAGATAAGGAAATCATTCTCTtcattaatttttaaaaaaatatga